The nucleotide sequence TTTGCGCTGAGGGCGAGCAGCGCGCGCAGCATCATCGCGTCTTCGCCGCCGCCGACGTCGGTGCCTTCGCGGTTGTAGCGCGGGTCGAAGTTGAGCTCGGGGTGGGCGCGAAAGAACGCCATCGCGTATGCGATGTTGCCGCTCCACAGCGGCGTCGCGCTGTCGGTGACCCAGAAGTCGGCCGGGCCATGGTCGAGGCGGCCGAGAAACCCCGCGACCTCGTCGTCGAGCCAGGGCGGACGCCGGTGGGGACTGAAGTCGATGTCGATGCGCCCGCCGACGCAGTGCGCGCCTTCGTCGACGATCGCCGCGCACGCCGCGGCGAGAAAGCCGGGCTGGGGCAGTTCGTCGTCGTCGATGAAAACCAGGATGTCGCGCTCGCGTGTTTCGGCAAGCGCGCGGTTGCGCGCCGGGACGATGCCGGGCGCGGTTTCGGTGACGACGTGGAGCGGGGCACCCGGGGCCGCACGCAGGCGCTCTAGGACGGCGAGCGTGTCGTCGGGGCTGTTGTTGTTGACGGCGAGGATTTCGAAAGGCAGCGGGCAGGTCTGCGAACGCAGCGCCGCGACCAGTTTTTCGAGGCGCTCGGGTCGGCGGTAGGTGCAGAAGGCGACGGTGACGGCGAACATGTTCAGGCCTGCGGCAGGGCGACGCCCGGCGGCGCAGCCTCCGCCGCGCGCTCGGCTTCGCGCGAAGCCCGGCGCCCGGCGGAGGCTGCGCCGCACGTAGGCGAGGCAGCGGTCATCGGCGTGCGCTCAGGATTGTTCATCGGATGTCCGGGCATGGCGTTCGCGCGTGTCGATCAGCCGGCGATGCCACGACTCGGGCAGCCAGGCGGGCAGCATGTATTTCCAGTCCGAGAGTGTGCCATAGCCGAGCCGCATCACTGCGCGGAAGATCGTGCGCGCCGCGGGCAGGTCGCGCCGCCAGTAGCAGGCGTAGCCGCGCCTGAGGAGTTCGCCGGCGGTCAGCGTGCGCACGCGTGTGTGTCCGAGTTCAGCGGCGAGCGCGGGATGGCTCTCTAGATACGCACGCTGGGCGTCGAGGTGGTGCAGTGCAGCGCGCACCGGGTCGTCCGAGGCCTGGCCTGCGCCGTGGAAATGATAGAAAGCCAGCACGCGCGGCACGCGGACGATGGCGCCGCTCAGCGCAACGCGCAGCCACAGCGCGTAGTCCTCGGCATTCGTGAGCCGGGGATCGAATCCGTCGGCGGCCGTCACCGCGTCGCGCCTAACGAGCGCAGCATGGATCGGCCAGCGGCAGCCGGCAAAGAGTGTTTCGGCCTTGTCGGGATTCTCGTAATCGGGCGGCACGAAGGGCGCGCCGGCCTTGTCGCCGCGGCCGACGTTCTGCCAGCCGCAGTAGGCGAGCACGGCATCGGGTCGCGCCTGCAGCGCGTTGAC is from Thiobacillus denitrificans ATCC 25259 and encodes:
- a CDS encoding glycosyltransferase family 2 protein — protein: MFAVTVAFCTYRRPERLEKLVAALRSQTCPLPFEILAVNNNSPDDTLAVLERLRAAPGAPLHVVTETAPGIVPARNRALAETRERDILVFIDDDELPQPGFLAAACAAIVDEGAHCVGGRIDIDFSPHRRPPWLDDEVAGFLGRLDHGPADFWVTDSATPLWSGNIAYAMAFFRAHPELNFDPRYNREGTDVGGGEDAMMLRALLALSAKIRYRPDMAVWHAVDPWKLKRRYFVKLHYRAGLRHGQFRLPDFPRTVLGVPPFLLGQFVSHCLKTLWHLLPGAPNPVRQAMNASHAFGLIVGYQRRTEPS
- a CDS encoding glycosyltransferase family 2 protein — protein: MAAKPLVSIVMPCYDAAAHLPASVGSVLAQTFADWELVAVDDGSRDATLAWLQAQRDPRIRVLSQPNGGVSAARNAGLAAARGRHVAFLDADDTWAPDFLDAMVNALQARPDAVLAYCGWQNVGRGDKAGAPFVPPDYENPDKAETLFAGCRWPIHAALVRRDAVTAADGFDPRLTNAEDYALWLRVALSGAIVRVPRVLAFYHFHGAGQASDDPVRAALHHLDAQRAYLESHPALAAELGHTRVRTLTAGELLRRGYACYWRRDLPAARTIFRAVMRLGYGTLSDWKYMLPAWLPESWHRRLIDTRERHARTSDEQS